The following coding sequences are from one Paenibacillus tundrae window:
- the uxaC gene encoding glucuronate isomerase has translation MKSFLDEQFLLHNETAVRLYEDYVKDMPIIDYHCHLSPQEIYENKTFGNITEAWLYGDHYKWRLMRANGIEEQYITGGEGVTDYDRFLAYAKTVPMMIGNPLYAWSHLELQRYFGVYEVLNEKSAPSVWEKVNAKLNSEGFGARDLITKSNVTVVCTTDDPCDSLEYHLKIKEIEGFETAVLPSFRPDKGLELNRDTFTEWVGKLSQASDTAIEDYDSFLAALESRVEFFHSVGGRVSDHALDYVPFGEATREEAGAIFAKALAGQKVTREEEDKYKTVTLTFLGKLYADRGWVMQFHINAARNNNSRMFAKLGPDTGYDSVNDTPLSSAVIGLLDALEQEQALPKTILYSLNPRDNEVLAAIMGSFQGGGIPGKIQLGAAWWFNDTKDGMLAQMRALANVGLISRFVGMLTDSRSFLSYTRHEYFRRLVCNLVGEWAEQGEAPQDMELLGEIVQGIAYNNAKEYFPFSPALQTASASQS, from the coding sequence ATGAAATCTTTTCTTGATGAACAATTTCTGCTGCACAACGAAACGGCGGTAAGGTTATATGAGGACTACGTCAAAGATATGCCGATTATTGACTATCACTGCCACCTCAGTCCTCAGGAGATTTATGAGAATAAGACCTTTGGCAACATCACAGAAGCCTGGTTATATGGAGATCATTACAAATGGCGTCTAATGCGCGCAAACGGAATTGAAGAGCAATACATTACGGGCGGAGAAGGTGTTACGGATTACGATCGTTTTCTGGCCTATGCCAAAACTGTACCGATGATGATTGGTAACCCGCTGTACGCCTGGTCTCATCTGGAGCTGCAGCGCTATTTCGGCGTCTATGAGGTGTTGAACGAGAAGAGTGCTCCATCCGTCTGGGAGAAAGTAAATGCGAAGCTAAACAGTGAAGGGTTCGGTGCACGAGACTTAATCACGAAGTCCAATGTGACAGTGGTGTGCACAACGGATGATCCATGTGACTCCTTGGAATACCATCTCAAGATTAAGGAGATCGAAGGGTTCGAAACGGCTGTGTTACCTTCCTTCCGTCCTGACAAAGGGCTGGAGTTAAATCGCGATACCTTTACCGAATGGGTGGGCAAGCTATCTCAGGCTTCAGACACCGCAATTGAAGACTATGATTCCTTCCTTGCCGCACTAGAATCCCGGGTGGAATTCTTCCATTCTGTTGGCGGCCGTGTGTCTGACCATGCGCTCGATTATGTTCCATTCGGTGAAGCAACACGTGAAGAAGCAGGCGCTATATTTGCCAAAGCCCTTGCGGGTCAGAAAGTCACTCGTGAAGAAGAGGATAAGTACAAGACGGTCACGCTAACCTTCCTAGGGAAGCTGTATGCCGATCGGGGCTGGGTAATGCAGTTCCATATCAATGCCGCTCGTAACAATAACAGTCGGATGTTTGCGAAGCTGGGGCCAGATACCGGATATGATTCCGTGAACGATACACCACTTTCTTCGGCGGTGATCGGTCTACTGGATGCGCTTGAGCAAGAGCAGGCACTGCCCAAAACGATACTGTATTCTCTGAACCCACGTGATAATGAAGTGCTCGCTGCAATTATGGGCAGCTTCCAAGGTGGAGGCATTCCAGGTAAAATCCAGCTTGGTGCAGCTTGGTGGTTCAATGATACCAAGGACGGCATGTTAGCTCAGATGAGAGCACTTGCGAACGTGGGCTTAATCAGTCGTTTTGTCGGCATGCTGACCGATTCACGCAGCTTCTTATCCTACACTCGGCATGAATATTTCCGCCGCTTAGTATGTAATCTAGTCGGTGAGTGGGCTGAGCAGGGTGAGGCTCCACAAGATATGGAGCTATTAGGTGAGATCGTACAAGGGATTGCCTACAACAATGCCAAGGAGTACTTCCCGTTCTCCCCTGCGCTACAGACGGCTTCGGCATCCCAGAGCTAA
- a CDS encoding alpha-amylase, whose translation MKRNHTMMQFFEWHLSADGNHWKRLAEMAPELKAIGIDSVWVPPVTKAVSAEDTGYGVYDLYDLGEFDQKGSVRTKYGTKQELVEAIAECQKSGIAVYVDLVMNHKAGADETEVFPVVEVDPNDRLKEISKPFEIEGWTKFDFPGRGDQYSSFKWNYKHFNGTDFDARQERTGVFRIAEEGKNWNENVDDEFGNYDYLMFANIDYNHPEVKEEMIEWGKWLIDTLQCGGFRLDAIKHINHEFIKAFAAEMIRKRGQDFYIVGEFWNSNLDACREFLDTVDYQIDLFDVSLHYKLHEASLAGRDFDLSKIFEDTLVHTHPTHAVTFVDNHDSQPHEALESWVGDWFKPSAYALTLLRRDGYPVVFYGDYYGIGGPEPVEGKKEILDILLYARCHKAYGEQEDYFDHANTIGWVRRGAEEFEGSGCAVVISNGDDGEKRMFIGEHRAGEVWTDLTHSREESVTIEEDGWATFHVNGGSVAVWALPDEEHTSTSS comes from the coding sequence ATGAAAAGAAACCATACGATGATGCAGTTTTTTGAATGGCATCTTAGCGCAGACGGAAACCACTGGAAGCGATTGGCCGAGATGGCTCCTGAGCTAAAGGCCATAGGAATTGACTCGGTGTGGGTACCCCCTGTAACCAAAGCAGTGTCGGCCGAGGATACCGGATACGGCGTTTACGATCTATACGATCTGGGCGAATTTGACCAGAAGGGCAGCGTACGCACGAAGTATGGCACCAAGCAAGAACTGGTAGAGGCGATTGCCGAGTGCCAGAAGAGTGGGATTGCCGTCTACGTTGATTTAGTGATGAATCATAAAGCAGGTGCGGACGAGACGGAAGTATTCCCAGTTGTTGAGGTCGATCCGAATGACCGATTGAAGGAGATATCTAAGCCTTTTGAGATCGAGGGCTGGACCAAGTTTGATTTTCCGGGGCGGGGAGACCAGTACTCCTCCTTTAAATGGAACTATAAGCATTTCAATGGAACGGACTTTGATGCAAGACAAGAACGCACAGGTGTATTCCGTATTGCCGAAGAGGGCAAGAATTGGAATGAAAATGTCGACGATGAGTTTGGCAACTACGATTACCTCATGTTCGCCAACATCGACTATAATCATCCGGAAGTCAAAGAGGAAATGATTGAGTGGGGCAAATGGCTGATTGATACGTTGCAATGTGGCGGGTTTCGCCTGGATGCGATCAAGCACATCAATCATGAGTTCATCAAAGCGTTCGCTGCCGAGATGATTCGGAAACGGGGTCAGGATTTCTACATTGTAGGTGAGTTCTGGAACTCCAATCTGGATGCTTGTCGGGAATTCTTGGATACGGTGGATTATCAGATCGATCTATTCGATGTGTCCCTACACTATAAATTGCATGAGGCGTCTCTGGCGGGTAGAGATTTCGATCTCTCCAAAATATTCGAAGATACATTAGTACACACACATCCTACGCATGCTGTGACATTTGTAGATAACCACGACTCTCAGCCGCATGAGGCACTTGAATCCTGGGTTGGAGATTGGTTCAAACCAAGCGCATATGCACTGACGCTGCTGCGTCGTGATGGATACCCTGTAGTCTTTTACGGAGATTATTACGGCATTGGTGGCCCTGAACCTGTTGAAGGGAAAAAAGAGATCTTGGACATTCTGCTCTATGCACGCTGTCATAAGGCGTATGGTGAGCAGGAAGACTACTTCGACCACGCGAATACGATTGGATGGGTACGGCGTGGCGCGGAGGAGTTCGAGGGCTCCGGCTGTGCTGTGGTGATCTCCAACGGAGACGATGGAGAGAAGCGTATGTTCATTGGTGAACATCGAGCTGGTGAGGTCTGGACGGATCTTACGCATAGCCGCGAGGAAAGTGTAACAATTGAAGAAGATGGCTGGGCGACGTTCCATGTTAACGGTGGAAGTGTAGCGGTATGGGCTCTGCCAGACGAGGAACACACCTCAACGTCATCCTAG
- a CDS encoding ATP-dependent DNA helicase, whose protein sequence is MTTTIRISVRPLVEYVYRSGSIRPGFRTNASMQEGTRIHQRVQKGYTEEDQKEVVLEAELQHGDLTYVVEGRCDGIIRLEGQLTVDEIKSTAGPLDELGEGLPVHWAQAIMYAYMYARVNDEPRMQVQLTYVHTVNSEERRFRRMMERHELEQFAAEVIAGYAPYAEMIAAYEEKRDVSVRALGFPFQKYREGQRKLAGAVYQTIREGKGLMAKAPTGIGKTMSVLFPAVKAIGEGEAERLFYLTARTTTRATAEEAFARMQAQGLNIHAISLTAKDKICFKEEESCDAGQCSMCEGYYDRINGAVLDMLEHETLMTRPVIEQYARKHRVCPFEFSLDAAYAADAVICDYNYIFDPRISLKRMLEEQKRRTVVLVDEAHNLVDRGRNMFSAELVKSVFLELKREFKELGSSVPSAKAISDRAGGVDTYLLTIRKNGGDEDKLYNQEMPEELIELLEPFVMAAEQCLLEGGLGHAEIDELLLDGYFTAQNFLRIAKLYDERFMTYAECERSEVRIKLFCLDPSALLRQTAKGFRSVVHFSATLSPMSYYRDMLGAGEEDYTLQVPSPFSREQLDVRLMPLSVRYKDREASRLAIAQLLDQLVTERPRHNLLVFFPSYPYMREVHETYMRVFAGSQVDAVMQEQGMSEEERGQFLNAFQPNPERTRLGFAVLGGVFAEGVDLPGDRLNGVVVVGAGLPQIGLENNVLKDYFDRTGRRGFNYAYIFPGMNKVLQAGGRLIRTEQDHGILVLIDDRFTQEPYHSLLPEEWRDYTLIHPNKAR, encoded by the coding sequence ATGACAACTACTATTCGAATATCGGTACGTCCTTTGGTGGAATATGTGTATCGTAGCGGCAGTATCCGTCCAGGATTCCGCACCAATGCGTCCATGCAGGAAGGAACAAGAATTCACCAGCGAGTTCAGAAGGGGTATACCGAGGAAGACCAGAAGGAAGTGGTGCTAGAGGCAGAACTTCAACATGGTGACCTGACCTATGTTGTTGAAGGGCGCTGTGATGGCATCATCCGCCTTGAGGGGCAGCTAACGGTGGATGAGATCAAGTCCACTGCGGGTCCTCTGGATGAGCTGGGTGAAGGTCTTCCGGTGCATTGGGCACAGGCGATCATGTACGCCTATATGTATGCAAGGGTGAATGATGAGCCGAGAATGCAGGTGCAATTAACATATGTGCATACAGTGAATAGTGAAGAGAGACGATTCCGGCGCATGATGGAGAGGCATGAGCTTGAGCAATTTGCTGCAGAGGTTATCGCTGGATATGCTCCTTATGCAGAGATGATTGCTGCGTATGAAGAGAAGCGTGATGTTAGTGTACGCGCGCTGGGGTTCCCTTTTCAGAAATACCGGGAAGGACAACGGAAGTTAGCAGGAGCCGTGTACCAGACGATCCGTGAGGGCAAGGGGTTGATGGCGAAGGCACCAACGGGCATTGGCAAAACGATGTCGGTGCTTTTTCCTGCGGTGAAAGCCATTGGAGAGGGCGAGGCGGAAAGACTGTTCTACCTGACGGCAAGAACGACAACAAGGGCTACCGCTGAAGAAGCCTTTGCACGAATGCAGGCTCAGGGATTAAACATTCATGCGATCAGCTTAACCGCCAAGGACAAAATCTGTTTCAAAGAAGAGGAATCCTGCGATGCAGGACAGTGCAGCATGTGCGAAGGATACTATGATCGTATCAATGGAGCAGTACTGGACATGCTGGAACATGAGACATTAATGACGCGCCCTGTCATTGAGCAGTATGCTCGCAAGCATCGCGTCTGTCCGTTTGAATTCTCACTCGACGCAGCCTATGCTGCTGATGCAGTCATCTGTGATTACAATTATATTTTTGATCCACGGATCTCGCTGAAACGAATGCTGGAGGAACAGAAGCGTAGAACCGTCGTTCTGGTGGATGAGGCACACAATCTAGTGGATCGTGGCCGGAATATGTTCTCGGCTGAGTTAGTGAAGTCTGTTTTTCTTGAACTAAAAAGAGAATTTAAAGAGTTAGGCAGCAGTGTGCCTTCGGCTAAGGCCATCTCTGATCGTGCCGGTGGTGTGGATACGTACCTTCTAACCATCCGCAAGAATGGCGGAGATGAGGATAAATTGTATAACCAGGAAATGCCGGAAGAGCTTATTGAATTGCTCGAACCGTTTGTGATGGCTGCTGAGCAGTGTCTCCTGGAAGGAGGATTGGGGCATGCTGAGATAGATGAATTGCTGCTGGATGGCTATTTCACCGCTCAGAATTTCCTACGCATTGCCAAGTTGTATGATGAACGATTCATGACTTATGCAGAATGTGAGCGAAGTGAAGTGCGAATTAAGCTGTTCTGTCTGGATCCTTCCGCCCTGCTTCGTCAGACGGCGAAAGGTTTCCGCAGCGTCGTGCATTTCTCAGCAACGCTATCTCCGATGAGCTATTACCGGGATATGCTGGGAGCAGGGGAAGAGGACTATACGTTACAGGTGCCTTCCCCATTTTCTCGCGAACAGTTAGACGTGCGCCTCATGCCATTATCTGTTCGTTACAAGGATCGAGAAGCATCACGGCTTGCCATTGCTCAGCTACTCGATCAACTTGTTACTGAACGCCCGCGTCATAATTTATTGGTCTTTTTCCCTTCCTATCCGTACATGCGTGAAGTGCATGAGACGTATATGCGAGTGTTTGCAGGGAGCCAGGTGGATGCTGTCATGCAGGAACAAGGTATGAGTGAAGAGGAGCGGGGTCAGTTCTTGAACGCGTTCCAGCCGAATCCGGAGCGAACTCGACTGGGCTTTGCTGTTCTTGGCGGCGTATTTGCCGAAGGTGTGGATTTACCTGGCGATCGACTGAACGGCGTTGTAGTGGTCGGTGCAGGGTTGCCGCAGATTGGTCTAGAGAACAATGTGCTTAAGGATTATTTTGATCGCACAGGGCGAAGAGGGTTCAACTATGCTTATATTTTTCCAGGCATGAACAAAGTGCTGCAAGCAGGCGGCAGGCTAATTCGTACCGAGCAAGACCACGGCATACTGGTATTGATCGACGACCGGTTCACGCAGGAACCGTATCATTCGCTGTTGCCGGAGGAGTGGAGAGACTACACGCTAATTCATCCGAATAAGGCTAGGTAA
- a CDS encoding antibiotic biosynthesis monooxygenase family protein translates to MYIYLVPSPTPDALAAYPHLTLRSEDEVRIALESSERLMNIESDDHVAAYEAFDAAGSWTGGGFAVLNNIPVTEDGRGDFEERFKNRARKVEEEPGFVGIRVLRPLKDDTYVVLTLWQSEAHFKGWQESQAYSHAHRNRSTSEGLTAQKPNMFPRPSFVTTYTIT, encoded by the coding sequence ATGTACATTTATTTGGTTCCTTCCCCTACTCCAGATGCTCTTGCTGCATATCCACACCTCACATTGCGCAGTGAAGATGAGGTTCGAATCGCACTGGAGTCATCCGAACGATTGATGAACATTGAATCCGATGATCATGTTGCAGCCTATGAGGCTTTTGATGCCGCAGGAAGCTGGACAGGCGGTGGATTTGCTGTACTGAATAATATTCCTGTGACAGAAGACGGACGCGGCGACTTCGAGGAACGATTCAAAAACCGTGCGCGCAAAGTGGAAGAAGAACCCGGTTTTGTCGGTATTCGTGTACTTCGTCCACTTAAGGATGACACATATGTTGTACTTACGCTCTGGCAATCCGAAGCGCATTTCAAAGGCTGGCAGGAGTCCCAAGCCTATAGCCATGCCCACCGTAACCGGAGCACAAGCGAAGGGCTTACGGCCCAGAAGCCTAACATGTTTCCGCGACCTTCCTTTGTGACCACATATACCATAACGTAA
- a CDS encoding MBL fold metallo-hydrolase, which produces MKITFLGTGDMFSVDQHHNSVLAEFGDTHLVIDFPESNAKALKQYGFPMTDIHNVFITHLHEDHINGVQMLGYYAQIVGDQKPRLFIHEELVDPLWSILSPGMRYTTDGERTMSDYYDVVPLPDGGTFELGGVTFETFRTKHVPGMVSNGLMAKSYFYYSADSTLDQKRVEEVAEDVRLIFHECHMHDLVIKSHTSLKDLEQLPAHVRAKTVLMHYHDEYANADKRTEFNQQHDLRMAGTLESFELDT; this is translated from the coding sequence ATGAAAATTACATTTCTCGGTACAGGAGACATGTTCAGTGTAGACCAACATCATAACAGTGTATTGGCTGAATTCGGTGACACCCATCTGGTGATCGATTTTCCAGAATCGAACGCGAAGGCATTGAAGCAATATGGCTTCCCGATGACAGATATACATAACGTCTTCATTACGCATTTGCACGAAGACCATATTAACGGGGTACAGATGCTTGGATACTATGCTCAGATTGTGGGTGACCAGAAGCCACGTCTGTTTATCCATGAAGAGCTGGTCGATCCGCTGTGGAGCATTCTCTCTCCGGGTATGCGTTATACGACAGATGGGGAACGTACGATGAGTGATTATTACGATGTGGTTCCACTACCCGATGGAGGAACGTTTGAGCTGGGCGGTGTTACGTTTGAAACTTTCCGTACGAAGCATGTACCGGGCATGGTCAGCAATGGGCTGATGGCTAAATCTTACTTCTATTACAGTGCAGATAGCACACTTGATCAGAAACGTGTAGAAGAGGTTGCCGAGGATGTGCGGCTTATATTCCATGAATGCCATATGCATGACCTCGTTATCAAGTCGCATACCTCATTGAAGGATCTGGAGCAATTGCCCGCTCACGTTAGAGCAAAGACCGTGCTCATGCATTATCACGATGAATATGCGAATGCCGACAAACGAACTGAATTCAATCAACAGCATGACCTACGAATGGCGGGTACACTGGAATCGTTCGAGCTTGATACGTAG
- a CDS encoding ABC transporter ATP-binding protein, with the protein MMKLFRMLKPYQISVYFILGLVLLQSLAELYLPTLMGDIVNKGIIRGDIPYIWKIGGFMLLIAIAGTACSIIASYLSSRTAGGFAKQLRSRVFRHVENFSLQEFDKMGTASLITRTTNDITQVQNVLTMMLRMMIMAPLMCIGGIVMAISQDAKLSTIFLVVLPVLGGAIALIGSKGLPLFKKIQKKLDRLNLVLREQLTGIRVVRSFNRGAHERARFNGANTDLRDVSIKVNVLMATLMPIMMLVMNFSMIAILYFGGMRIDSGNMNIGSLIAFIQYAMQIMFSLIMVSMIFVMIPRASASAERINEVLDMQPDLSDPTQPRKMNALQGTIEFDNVTFRYPGAENAALSNISFTARPGETTAIIGGTGSGKSTLLSLIPRFYDVTEGTVRVNGTDVRQLKQENLRAIIGFVPQKAVLFTGTIAENIRHGKDDATMEEVVHAAQTAQAENFISEMKDGYDSMIAQGGNNVSGGQKQRLSIARALVRRPEVYIFDDSFSALDFKTDAKLRAALKSETTEAAVLIVAQRVSTVMDADRILVMDEGRIVGSGTHQELLANNEVYREIVSSQLTEEEIA; encoded by the coding sequence ATGATGAAATTGTTTCGTATGCTGAAGCCATACCAAATCTCCGTCTATTTCATTCTAGGTCTGGTACTGTTGCAGTCTCTGGCTGAACTATACCTGCCTACCCTGATGGGAGACATCGTGAATAAAGGGATCATTAGAGGAGACATTCCTTATATCTGGAAAATCGGTGGCTTTATGCTACTCATCGCCATTGCCGGAACCGCCTGTTCCATTATTGCCAGTTACCTATCTTCACGCACAGCAGGTGGATTTGCCAAACAGCTTCGTAGCAGAGTGTTCCGCCATGTAGAGAACTTCTCCCTGCAGGAGTTCGATAAGATGGGTACAGCTTCGCTCATCACCAGAACGACGAATGATATTACACAGGTTCAGAATGTGTTAACGATGATGCTGCGTATGATGATTATGGCTCCGTTGATGTGTATCGGTGGTATTGTCATGGCGATATCCCAGGATGCTAAATTATCTACCATTTTCCTCGTTGTGCTTCCTGTGTTGGGTGGTGCCATTGCACTGATTGGTTCGAAGGGGCTGCCACTATTCAAAAAAATTCAGAAGAAGCTTGATCGACTCAATCTGGTGTTACGTGAGCAATTAACGGGTATTCGGGTTGTTCGATCTTTCAATCGTGGAGCACATGAGCGTGCTCGCTTTAATGGAGCCAATACCGATCTAAGAGATGTCTCCATTAAGGTCAATGTTCTTATGGCAACACTGATGCCTATCATGATGCTTGTTATGAATTTCTCGATGATCGCCATTCTATACTTTGGTGGTATGCGAATTGATAGCGGGAATATGAATATTGGTTCACTGATTGCATTTATCCAGTATGCGATGCAGATTATGTTCTCCCTCATTATGGTCTCCATGATCTTTGTCATGATTCCAAGAGCATCGGCTTCAGCAGAGCGGATTAATGAAGTGCTTGATATGCAGCCAGATCTTAGTGATCCAACGCAGCCGCGTAAGATGAATGCACTTCAAGGAACGATTGAATTCGATAATGTTACATTCCGTTACCCGGGTGCCGAGAATGCTGCGTTATCCAATATTTCTTTTACGGCTCGTCCTGGGGAGACCACGGCAATTATCGGTGGTACGGGTTCAGGTAAATCAACATTACTCAGCCTTATTCCTCGATTCTATGACGTTACCGAAGGTACTGTGCGAGTGAATGGGACGGATGTCCGTCAACTGAAACAGGAGAATTTACGAGCGATTATTGGATTTGTACCGCAAAAGGCAGTGCTGTTTACCGGAACCATCGCAGAGAATATCCGTCATGGTAAGGACGATGCCACAATGGAGGAGGTTGTGCATGCGGCTCAAACGGCGCAGGCAGAGAACTTCATTTCCGAGATGAAAGATGGCTATGACAGCATGATTGCACAAGGTGGTAATAACGTTTCGGGTGGACAAAAGCAGCGTTTGTCCATTGCACGCGCACTAGTGCGTCGCCCTGAGGTGTATATTTTCGACGATAGCTTCTCTGCACTCGATTTCAAGACAGATGCTAAGCTCAGAGCCGCACTGAAATCAGAGACGACGGAAGCGGCAGTGCTGATCGTTGCTCAACGGGTGAGCACTGTTATGGATGCTGATCGGATTCTTGTCATGGATGAAGGTCGAATTGTTGGTTCAGGAACACATCAAGAGCTGCTCGCGAACAACGAAGTGTATCGTGAAATTGTATCGTCCCAGCTTACAGAGGAGGAGATCGCATGA
- a CDS encoding MarR family winged helix-turn-helix transcriptional regulator, giving the protein MAGIDPVAQKLLYSIMQFNKGKWRQHKPHGRNHNEIMVLGCLLHGMHPGERLNWQDNPPDFNHSFESNYPGLKVSEISALLRVKSPTITPVIRGLEDEGLVERTMDPEDRRAVRITITEAGRAIIRAAHEERMEIFNKLVEHLGEEESLQLAALLTKVYTFFDSKVPQESEANEQGDDTP; this is encoded by the coding sequence ATGGCTGGCATAGATCCGGTCGCTCAGAAGCTTTTATATTCCATCATGCAGTTTAATAAGGGCAAATGGAGACAACATAAACCGCATGGGCGCAATCACAATGAAATTATGGTGCTGGGTTGTTTGCTTCACGGTATGCATCCGGGAGAACGCCTGAATTGGCAGGATAATCCGCCTGATTTCAATCACTCCTTCGAATCCAATTATCCGGGACTGAAGGTTTCGGAGATCAGTGCTTTGCTACGTGTGAAGTCACCAACCATTACACCCGTCATACGGGGACTTGAGGATGAAGGGTTAGTTGAACGTACGATGGATCCAGAGGATCGACGTGCAGTGCGCATTACGATTACTGAGGCAGGCCGTGCAATCATTCGGGCTGCTCATGAAGAGCGTATGGAAATTTTCAACAAGCTTGTCGAGCATCTAGGCGAGGAAGAGAGCCTTCAGTTAGCTGCGTTGCTTACGAAGGTGTACACCTTCTTTGATAGCAAGGTTCCCCAAGAATCAGAAGCAAATGAACAAGGAGACGATACGCCATGA
- a CDS encoding LTA synthase family protein: MSRSSLTRFLKGPFIWFTLIMILKSSLAWIVIFDDIPLWKPLLTELPMIWACFCLIEWFAAKRRMWLYLGLNLLLSGIFFAAIMYYKYYGVIVNYHALAQVNQVTSVKSSMFSLLDPYYLFIFTDITIIGGLLIRRRMKFGKPEHPAEKLVERKTRRRIASVVLVMSLVIGMLNIYPNRASMSEITQAEQMGILGYEAFTILADRPDQPVPINQITQDRIEELKQTTDLPAINLSGAAKGRNVIMLQLESFQNFLIGLQVDGQEITPHLNQLVRDSMYFPNFYQQVGQGNTSDAEFVVNTSFYIPPNGAAATVYADKALPSLPKLMSANGYQTATFHTNDVRFWNRDQLYQALGFDNYYDINYFGTDDTIAFSASDDVLYDKTLDQLEAMQSAGSPYYAHIISMSAHHPYHLPDSKISLELPARYQDTLPGDYLISQHYADQAVGEFINELKERGLWDNSLLVVYGDHLGLPIYSLDPEDEVLMEEIYGRAYTSVDMINIPLIVNAPGITPAMQLEQLGGQVDILPTIAGLTGVSLQDQLHFGQDLLREGGNLLPERYYLPSGSVLNDTSLFVPATGYGDGMHYSLANVGRHDAPRWNIPGEDEFHRQTDEASTTLSGSSSSNELSSASSAGYVTKDQYDRALQLMHLSNSYLIQLHEHHAAQ; the protein is encoded by the coding sequence TTGTCACGCAGTTCACTCACCCGGTTTCTAAAAGGACCGTTTATATGGTTTACCCTGATTATGATCCTCAAAAGCTCGCTCGCCTGGATCGTCATCTTCGATGATATCCCGCTGTGGAAACCCTTGCTCACGGAACTACCCATGATCTGGGCTTGCTTCTGTCTGATTGAATGGTTTGCAGCCAAACGGCGAATGTGGTTATACCTCGGGCTTAATCTACTGCTGTCAGGCATCTTCTTCGCCGCGATTATGTATTACAAATATTACGGTGTCATCGTCAACTATCATGCCCTGGCACAGGTGAACCAAGTTACGTCTGTTAAGAGCAGCATGTTCTCTCTGCTTGACCCATATTATCTCTTTATTTTCACAGATATCACTATTATCGGTGGCTTGTTAATCCGTCGTCGTATGAAATTCGGTAAACCGGAGCACCCCGCTGAGAAGCTGGTGGAACGAAAGACGAGAAGGCGGATCGCGTCCGTTGTTCTAGTCATGTCACTCGTCATAGGCATGCTTAACATCTATCCTAACCGAGCGAGTATGAGTGAGATTACCCAAGCAGAACAGATGGGCATTCTCGGCTACGAAGCCTTTACCATTCTCGCAGATCGTCCAGATCAGCCTGTGCCCATCAACCAGATTACTCAAGATCGAATTGAGGAACTGAAGCAGACAACCGATTTGCCGGCGATCAATCTATCAGGAGCAGCCAAAGGTCGTAATGTGATCATGCTGCAGCTGGAATCGTTCCAGAATTTCCTGATTGGACTTCAAGTGGATGGACAAGAAATCACGCCTCATCTTAACCAGCTGGTAAGGGATAGCATGTATTTTCCGAATTTCTATCAACAGGTTGGACAAGGAAACACGTCAGATGCAGAATTCGTGGTGAACACGTCGTTCTATATTCCGCCTAATGGTGCAGCAGCTACCGTGTATGCAGACAAAGCACTACCTAGCCTACCCAAACTCATGTCTGCCAATGGGTATCAAACGGCTACTTTTCACACCAATGACGTCCGTTTCTGGAATCGAGATCAGCTCTATCAGGCTCTAGGCTTCGACAACTATTATGATATCAATTACTTCGGTACGGATGATACCATCGCCTTCTCTGCGTCAGATGATGTGTTATATGACAAGACGCTGGATCAACTAGAGGCTATGCAGTCCGCTGGCTCACCCTATTATGCTCATATTATTTCAATGTCGGCGCACCATCCGTATCATTTGCCAGACAGCAAGATTAGTTTAGAATTGCCTGCTCGATACCAAGATACGCTGCCTGGCGATTATCTGATCTCCCAGCATTATGCTGACCAAGCGGTTGGGGAATTTATTAATGAGCTCAAGGAACGTGGACTGTGGGATAATAGTCTGCTCGTGGTATATGGAGACCACCTGGGACTTCCCATCTATTCCTTAGATCCAGAGGACGAAGTGTTAATGGAAGAAATCTACGGACGAGCCTATACTTCTGTGGACATGATTAATATTCCGCTCATCGTTAACGCACCTGGCATCACCCCTGCTATGCAGTTGGAACAGCTTGGGGGACAAGTGGATATTTTGCCAACGATTGCGGGACTTACCGGAGTATCTCTACAAGATCAGCTTCATTTTGGACAAGATCTGCTTCGAGAAGGAGGAAATCTGCTGCCAGAGCGATATTACCTGCCTTCGGGTTCTGTCCTGAATGATACTTCCTTATTCGTTCCTGCTACAGGGTATGGGGATGGGATGCACTATTCCCTTGCAAATGTGGGTAGACATGATGCACCTCGGTGGAATATTCCGGGCGAAGATGAGTTCCATCGTCAAACGGATGAAGCTTCAACCACGCTAAGTGGCTCATCCAGCTCTAACGAGCTATCCTCTGCATCTTCTGCCGGATATGTAACCAAGGATCAATATGACCGCGCACTACAGCTTATGCACTTATCTAATAGTTATCTGATTCAGTTACATGAGCATCATGCAGCGCAATAG